In Rhodococcus sp. OK302, one genomic interval encodes:
- a CDS encoding MaoC family dehydratase N-terminal domain-containing protein: MAIDPAVIGKVLPSHEALAERGRLRFFAKAIGETNPIYSDVEAAKAAGHRDLPVPPTFLFCLDMEKPDPFLLLRELDIDVRHILHGEQAFEYHSPAYAGDTLAYTSTVTDTYSKKGGALDFLVRNTEVTRDGELIARLTNTLVVRNPKAQK; encoded by the coding sequence ATGGCCATCGACCCCGCTGTCATCGGCAAAGTCCTTCCCAGTCACGAGGCACTCGCCGAGCGCGGGCGCCTGCGTTTCTTCGCCAAGGCCATCGGCGAGACCAACCCGATCTACTCCGACGTCGAAGCCGCCAAGGCCGCCGGCCACCGCGACCTCCCGGTCCCGCCGACGTTCCTGTTCTGCCTGGACATGGAAAAGCCCGACCCGTTCCTACTCCTGCGCGAGCTCGACATCGACGTGCGCCACATCCTGCACGGCGAGCAGGCCTTCGAATACCACTCCCCGGCCTACGCCGGCGACACCCTGGCCTACACCAGCACGGTCACCGACACCTACTCGAAGAAGGGCGGGGCTCTCGACTTCCTCGTCCGCAACACCGAGGTCACCCGTGACGGTGAGCTGATCGCCCGTCTCACCAACACCCTGGTCGTCCGAAACCCGAAGGCGCAGAAATGA
- a CDS encoding MaoC/PaaZ C-terminal domain-containing protein produces the protein MKTGDVLPQLELAGISRTTLALYAGASGDHNPMHIDLDVARSAGMEDVFAHGMLNMAYLGRLLTNYVPQENIRSYSVRFASITPLHGKPTCTAAVTKVEDGVAHLDLTVALADGTVTLRGDAVVAA, from the coding sequence ATGAAAACAGGTGACGTCCTCCCCCAACTCGAGCTCGCCGGCATCAGTCGCACCACGCTCGCGCTCTACGCCGGCGCCTCGGGTGATCACAACCCGATGCACATCGACCTCGACGTCGCGCGTTCCGCCGGCATGGAGGACGTCTTTGCGCACGGCATGCTCAACATGGCATACCTCGGCCGGTTGCTGACCAATTACGTTCCGCAAGAGAACATTCGCTCGTACAGCGTGCGATTTGCCTCCATCACACCGCTGCACGGCAAGCCGACGTGCACCGCCGCCGTGACCAAGGTCGAGGACGGCGTGGCACACCTCGATCTCACCGTCGCTCTCGCCGACGGCACCGTCACCCTGCGCGGCGACGCCGTCGTAGCCGCGTAA
- a CDS encoding SDR family NAD(P)-dependent oxidoreductase, whose translation MGKLDNRIALVTGSGRGIGRAIALKFAAEGASVVVNDLDPGPAKETVEDIIAAGGKAVACVGSVTEEGFADRFVNTAIDTFGGLDIIVNNAGFTWDNVVQKMTDEQWDTILDLHLKAPFQILRAAHPYIKANPTDYHRKVVNISSTAGTGGNAGQANYSAAKAGIIGMSKTLAKEWGRYNVNVNAVAYGLINTRLTEASAEGNANIDIEGREIKVGVNPQLLDAAAKTIPFGRAGTPDEAAGAVFALCIPETDYVSGQCLICNGGKS comes from the coding sequence ATGGGCAAGCTCGACAACAGGATTGCACTCGTCACCGGATCCGGCCGCGGTATCGGCCGCGCCATCGCCCTGAAGTTCGCTGCCGAAGGCGCGAGCGTCGTCGTCAACGATCTCGATCCCGGCCCCGCGAAGGAAACCGTCGAAGACATCATTGCCGCCGGCGGCAAGGCCGTCGCGTGCGTCGGCTCCGTCACCGAGGAAGGCTTCGCGGATCGGTTCGTGAACACCGCGATCGACACGTTCGGTGGCCTCGACATCATCGTCAACAACGCCGGTTTCACGTGGGACAACGTCGTGCAGAAGATGACCGACGAGCAGTGGGACACCATTCTCGATCTGCATCTGAAGGCGCCGTTCCAGATTCTGCGGGCAGCGCATCCGTACATCAAGGCGAACCCCACGGACTATCACCGCAAGGTCGTCAACATCTCCTCCACCGCCGGCACCGGCGGCAACGCCGGCCAGGCCAACTACTCCGCCGCGAAGGCCGGCATCATCGGCATGAGCAAGACCCTCGCGAAGGAGTGGGGCCGCTACAACGTCAACGTCAACGCCGTTGCCTACGGACTGATCAACACCCGCCTCACCGAGGCCTCGGCCGAGGGCAACGCGAACATCGACATCGAGGGCCGCGAGATCAAGGTCGGCGTGAACCCGCAGTTGCTCGACGCAGCAGCGAAGACCATCCCATTCGGCCGCGCCGGCACCCCGGACGAGGCGGCCGGCGCTGTCTTCGCCCTGTGCATTCCGGAGACCGACTACGTTAGTGGCCAGTGCCTGATCTGCAACGGCGGCAAGAGCTAA
- a CDS encoding acyl-CoA synthetase: protein MYLTQSLQRSVQQRPNQPMTVCGDRIRTCAEVGERVARLAGAFRGLGVGVGDRIAMLALNSDYYHEYFFATWWIGGAVNPLNTRWSATEIAFSLEDSGTTVLVVDDTFLPLLTEVRALYPALTAVIHCGYQPTPPDAHDYETLIATNEPVEDLRVGGDTLAGIFYTGGTSGHPKGVMLSHANLVTSSLGAVASNRTAVAGARALIAAPMFHLACLANWTAQNTVGATLVMLPTFDPAVALRLIEDHKVTSMLLVPTMIQMLIRHPDRATRDLSSIVAIQYGASPISETLLNQAQQAFPQAAFMQGYGMTEAGPGLTMLTPEDHLDATRLKSAGRPMGHVEVQVVDENGRELPRGEVGEIIARGGNIMSGYWNRPEETRSALRDGWLYTGDGGYMDDAGYLFVVDRLKDMIISGGENVYSAEVENALATHPDVLSCAVIGVPDDRYGERVHAVLVVRPGSAVTCDEIRAHTKKLIAGYKSPRSITLVEQMPVSPAGKILKRELRRQFNDLSDSSTN from the coding sequence ATGTATTTGACTCAGTCACTGCAACGTTCGGTGCAGCAACGCCCCAACCAGCCCATGACCGTCTGTGGGGACCGGATCCGGACCTGCGCCGAGGTCGGCGAAAGGGTTGCCCGTCTCGCGGGTGCCTTCCGCGGCCTCGGTGTGGGAGTCGGCGATCGCATCGCAATGCTGGCGCTGAACTCCGACTATTATCACGAATACTTCTTTGCCACTTGGTGGATCGGTGGCGCAGTCAATCCACTCAACACTCGGTGGAGCGCGACGGAGATCGCATTCTCACTCGAAGACTCGGGAACGACGGTTCTGGTTGTCGACGACACGTTTCTTCCGCTCCTGACCGAAGTGCGCGCACTTTATCCGGCGTTGACGGCGGTCATCCATTGCGGTTATCAGCCGACACCGCCCGATGCCCACGACTACGAAACCTTGATCGCCACAAACGAACCCGTCGAAGATCTTCGAGTCGGCGGCGATACGCTGGCCGGAATCTTCTACACCGGTGGCACCAGCGGCCATCCCAAAGGCGTCATGCTCAGCCATGCCAACCTGGTGACGTCGAGCCTCGGCGCCGTCGCAAGCAACCGAACTGCCGTCGCCGGCGCACGTGCCTTGATTGCCGCCCCGATGTTTCATCTTGCGTGCCTGGCTAATTGGACCGCTCAGAATACCGTCGGCGCCACCTTGGTCATGCTGCCGACATTCGATCCCGCCGTTGCACTGCGGTTGATCGAAGACCACAAGGTCACTTCGATGCTGTTGGTGCCCACCATGATTCAGATGCTCATCCGACACCCCGACCGAGCTACCCGCGATCTGTCGAGCATAGTTGCCATCCAGTACGGCGCCTCTCCCATCTCCGAAACGCTACTGAACCAAGCGCAGCAGGCATTCCCCCAGGCTGCCTTCATGCAGGGCTACGGCATGACCGAGGCCGGACCGGGACTGACCATGTTGACTCCGGAGGATCACCTCGACGCAACCCGTCTGAAATCGGCCGGTCGGCCCATGGGACACGTCGAAGTGCAGGTGGTCGACGAGAACGGCCGCGAACTTCCCCGCGGCGAGGTCGGGGAGATCATCGCCCGCGGCGGCAACATCATGTCCGGATACTGGAACCGGCCCGAAGAAACGCGGTCGGCGTTGCGTGACGGCTGGCTGTACACCGGCGACGGCGGCTACATGGATGACGCCGGCTATCTCTTTGTCGTGGACCGTCTCAAGGACATGATCATCTCCGGCGGCGAGAACGTGTATTCAGCCGAGGTCGAGAACGCCCTGGCCACCCATCCCGACGTGCTCAGTTGCGCCGTCATCGGTGTCCCCGACGACCGGTACGGCGAGCGTGTCCACGCAGTGCTGGTGGTGCGTCCCGGCTCCGCCGTGACCTGCGACGAGATCCGAGCGCATACGAAGAAACTGATCGCCGGATACAAATCCCCACGAAGTATCACTCTCGTCGAGCAGATGCCCGTCTCTCCGGCTGGCAAGATATTGAAGAGAGAACTCCGTAGGCAGTTCAACGACCTGTCCGACAGTTCCACGAACTGA
- a CDS encoding TetR/AcrR family transcriptional regulator: protein MTIETSDTAPATAKKTLRPRNRKAQIIAVAREQFGASGYHNVSMEGIASAVGITAGALYRHFPNKQELLAQAMLNATVSIIAVLDDLDRNDSKAVFTALVRYGMDNNFRSVLFDQESRNLTSERRSEARAGVQAVTNRVADALRFERPELSDTDVSMLAWALTSIAFSPAKHRTTLPRKRYEALLVTLFDAVRTAPALPEDEPRPDPRPTSGFSHTSRRESLLSAAITLFDRRGYQAVTMEDIGAVAGIPSSSIYSYFDSKAEVLQAILTRGNETLRLGLVHALGKAESREDAVARVVHSYTTAVIAPESAIGILIEESNNLSAETQSSAQISQREYIDEWVHLLGSESNEGRATVLAVIGMINDLTRVRIETRQSAIEYLACRILSTQLV from the coding sequence ATGACGATCGAAACATCGGACACCGCACCTGCGACTGCGAAGAAAACTCTGCGCCCACGTAACCGTAAAGCTCAGATCATCGCCGTGGCTCGTGAGCAATTCGGGGCCTCGGGTTACCACAACGTCAGCATGGAGGGCATCGCGTCTGCGGTCGGCATCACGGCCGGCGCGCTGTACCGCCACTTCCCCAACAAGCAAGAACTCCTCGCTCAGGCAATGCTCAACGCCACTGTCTCGATAATTGCAGTTCTCGACGATCTGGACCGCAACGATTCCAAAGCGGTGTTTACGGCGTTGGTTCGGTACGGCATGGATAACAATTTTCGAAGCGTTCTCTTCGATCAGGAGTCCCGAAACCTCACCTCGGAGCGGCGGTCGGAGGCGCGGGCCGGCGTCCAGGCAGTCACTAATCGGGTTGCGGACGCCCTCCGCTTCGAGCGTCCCGAACTCTCCGATACAGATGTCTCCATGCTCGCGTGGGCCCTCACCAGTATCGCCTTCAGCCCCGCCAAACACCGGACGACGCTTCCTCGCAAGCGCTATGAAGCCTTGCTCGTCACATTGTTCGATGCCGTCCGGACTGCCCCGGCGCTCCCCGAAGACGAGCCTCGACCAGACCCTCGACCGACGTCCGGTTTCAGTCATACCTCTCGCCGTGAGAGTTTGCTGAGCGCGGCGATCACTCTGTTCGATCGCCGCGGATACCAAGCGGTGACAATGGAGGACATCGGCGCCGTCGCCGGCATCCCGAGTTCGAGCATCTACAGCTACTTCGACAGCAAAGCCGAAGTGCTGCAAGCGATTCTCACTCGCGGTAACGAGACGCTCCGACTCGGACTGGTTCACGCGCTCGGTAAGGCCGAGTCCCGCGAGGATGCAGTTGCCCGGGTCGTCCATTCGTATACAACCGCCGTGATCGCACCGGAGAGTGCAATCGGCATCCTCATCGAGGAATCGAACAACCTCTCGGCAGAGACTCAGTCGTCGGCTCAAATCTCGCAGCGGGAGTACATCGACGAGTGGGTGCACCTGCTCGGTTCCGAATCCAACGAGGGTCGCGCGACGGTGTTGGCCGTGATCGGCATGATCAACGACCTCACCCGCGTCCGTATCGAAACGAGGCAGAGCGCGATCGAGTATCTAGCCTGTCGAATCCTGTCTACGCAACTAGTCTGA
- a CDS encoding malonic semialdehyde reductase: MSLDAATPFTAQQLDAAGRELLFTEARTANSFSNEPVTDDELTAIWELVKWAPTAANTNPLRVLFVRTEEGKARLVEHMADGNKAKTASAPAIAVLAVDTKFYEHIPTLFPIRPEMKDHFASNEAASTATSQFNAAIQAGYLILAIRAQGLVAGPMAGFDAAGIDGEFFADGRFKTSLVVNIGHPGENPWFDRLPRLANEDALSWA, encoded by the coding sequence ATGTCGCTCGACGCAGCCACACCCTTCACCGCGCAGCAGCTCGACGCAGCCGGCCGCGAACTCCTCTTCACCGAGGCCCGCACCGCAAATTCATTCTCCAACGAGCCCGTCACCGATGACGAACTCACCGCTATCTGGGAGCTCGTGAAGTGGGCACCCACCGCGGCCAATACGAACCCGCTGCGTGTTCTGTTCGTCCGCACCGAAGAGGGCAAGGCTCGCCTCGTTGAGCACATGGCAGACGGCAATAAAGCCAAGACCGCGTCGGCGCCCGCCATTGCCGTTCTGGCTGTCGACACCAAGTTTTACGAGCACATCCCGACTCTGTTTCCGATCCGTCCGGAGATGAAGGACCACTTCGCGTCGAACGAAGCCGCCAGCACGGCGACCAGCCAGTTCAACGCTGCAATCCAGGCCGGATACCTGATTCTTGCTATCCGCGCACAGGGTCTGGTTGCCGGCCCGATGGCCGGTTTCGACGCTGCCGGCATCGACGGAGAGTTCTTCGCCGACGGCCGCTTCAAGACCAGCCTCGTCGTGAACATCGGCCACCCCGGCGAGAACCCATGGTTCGATCGCCTGCCGCGTTTGGCTAACGAGGACGCACTCAGCTGGGCTTGA
- a CDS encoding MFS transporter yields MDKPTSETTAEPQSSVPANKWVALIVLVGGLAMIVIDGTIVGVALPVLVDDLNLNFNDAQWINSLYSVIFAALLLTSGRLGDRLGRRRLYMVGIAIFVIGSLMASMADSATTLILARAIQGVGGACVLPATLSSMNSIFRGKDRAMAFGVWGAVIAGVAAIGPLLGGWITTYFTWPWIFIINVPIGIVLLIAAYVVVPETRAGVIDPGLDIPGLLLSSFGFGAVIFALIEGDSLGWWTQKADLNVLGITWSTDAPLPAVPTIGAIGIMLLIGFAFWERHRGRIHRSAILDMNLFFTPTFSWGNVTAMMVAIAEFGLLFVLPLYLVNALGLSTMGAGFVLAAMAGGAFISGSLARHLTALIGAPGTVILGLLLEVVGVIVVAVFVSSTVAPWLLALLLVIYGTGLGLASAQLTGTTLADIPPEESGQGSATQSTVRQLGSAIGSALVGAVLAFGLSRNMPSTLEAGGVPASEANQLSDATRESAGSAIGVLRDQGTHGKLGEAGPDVVRLLSDGFAEATRYSLYVSAAFLLLGLIGALRVKASAQKVASR; encoded by the coding sequence ATGGACAAGCCGACGAGTGAGACCACGGCTGAGCCGCAGAGTTCAGTACCCGCGAACAAGTGGGTAGCCCTGATAGTTCTGGTCGGTGGACTGGCGATGATCGTCATCGACGGCACCATCGTCGGAGTTGCCCTACCTGTTTTGGTTGACGACCTGAACTTGAACTTCAACGATGCCCAGTGGATCAACAGTCTCTACTCGGTGATCTTTGCGGCGCTACTGCTCACCTCGGGTCGCCTCGGTGATCGATTGGGCCGCCGACGCCTGTACATGGTGGGCATCGCCATCTTCGTGATCGGCAGCCTCATGGCGTCGATGGCAGACAGTGCGACCACCCTGATCCTCGCTCGCGCTATCCAAGGCGTCGGCGGAGCCTGCGTTCTCCCGGCAACGTTGTCCTCGATGAACTCCATCTTCCGGGGCAAGGACAGAGCCATGGCCTTCGGTGTGTGGGGCGCCGTCATCGCCGGCGTCGCCGCCATCGGTCCCCTGCTCGGCGGTTGGATTACCACCTACTTCACCTGGCCCTGGATTTTTATCATCAACGTTCCCATCGGCATTGTCTTGCTGATTGCCGCCTACGTGGTCGTACCGGAAACTCGGGCGGGAGTCATCGACCCCGGACTCGATATTCCGGGTCTTCTGTTGAGTTCCTTCGGTTTCGGAGCAGTGATCTTTGCGCTCATCGAAGGCGACAGTCTCGGTTGGTGGACGCAGAAAGCGGATCTGAATGTTCTGGGGATTACCTGGTCGACTGATGCGCCACTGCCCGCGGTTCCCACGATCGGTGCGATCGGAATCATGCTGCTGATCGGATTTGCGTTCTGGGAGCGGCATCGCGGACGGATTCACCGCTCCGCAATCCTGGACATGAACCTGTTCTTCACACCCACATTCAGTTGGGGCAACGTGACCGCCATGATGGTGGCGATCGCAGAGTTCGGCCTGCTGTTCGTGCTGCCCCTCTACCTCGTCAATGCATTGGGGCTCTCGACGATGGGCGCCGGATTCGTGCTCGCCGCGATGGCCGGTGGCGCGTTCATATCCGGTTCTCTCGCACGGCATCTCACGGCACTGATCGGTGCCCCCGGAACGGTGATCCTCGGGTTGCTTCTGGAAGTTGTCGGCGTCATCGTTGTTGCGGTATTCGTGAGTTCGACTGTGGCACCGTGGCTTTTGGCCCTACTTCTGGTGATCTACGGAACCGGGCTCGGTCTGGCATCAGCTCAGCTCACCGGAACCACCCTGGCAGACATACCGCCCGAAGAGTCCGGCCAAGGTTCCGCAACGCAGAGCACGGTCCGTCAATTGGGTTCGGCAATCGGAAGTGCGCTCGTGGGAGCAGTATTGGCATTCGGATTGTCGAGAAATATGCCCAGCACCCTCGAAGCAGGCGGAGTGCCCGCGTCGGAGGCCAACCAACTTTCCGACGCCACCCGCGAATCTGCCGGCAGCGCTATCGGAGTTCTGAGAGATCAAGGCACACACGGGAAATTGGGCGAAGCCGGTCCGGATGTAGTGCGCTTGCTGTCGGACGGATTTGCCGAGGCCACGCGCTACTCGCTGTACGTATCAGCAGCGTTCCTGCTGCTCGGACTGATCGGCGCGCTCAGAGTTAAGGCAAGTGCGCAAAAAGTAGCCTCGAGATAG
- a CDS encoding ABC transporter permease — protein MGALWDFVVERRQQLLTDSYLHVSAVIQSVIIATIAAVLIGILVYRSPVGSSLATALASTILTVPSFALLGLLIPILGLGVPPTITALILYALLPIIRNTIIGLAAVNPAITDAARGVGMNRLRVLSRIELPIAWPSILTGMRVSTQMLMGILAIAAYAKGPGLGNLIFSGLSRVGSPNAVPQALTGTVLIVILALILDGIYVIIGRLTTSRGLS, from the coding sequence ATGGGCGCACTGTGGGATTTTGTCGTCGAACGACGACAACAGCTATTGACCGACTCTTATCTCCACGTTTCAGCCGTTATCCAGTCGGTGATCATCGCAACGATTGCTGCGGTGCTCATCGGAATTCTTGTGTACCGCAGCCCTGTTGGTTCGTCACTGGCGACAGCACTGGCCAGCACGATTTTGACCGTTCCGTCGTTTGCACTTCTCGGACTTCTCATTCCGATTCTCGGGTTGGGTGTCCCACCCACCATCACTGCGTTGATTCTCTATGCGCTGCTTCCGATCATCAGAAACACGATCATCGGACTCGCCGCGGTCAACCCGGCCATCACCGACGCAGCACGTGGCGTCGGTATGAACCGACTCCGCGTTCTGAGTCGTATCGAACTACCCATCGCCTGGCCGTCGATACTGACCGGAATGCGCGTCAGCACCCAGATGCTGATGGGCATCCTCGCTATCGCCGCGTACGCCAAAGGCCCTGGACTGGGCAACTTGATCTTCTCCGGGCTGTCCCGCGTCGGCAGCCCCAATGCGGTTCCCCAGGCCCTGACCGGCACCGTTCTCATCGTCATTCTGGCCCTGATTCTCGACGGTATCTACGTCATCATCGGCCGTCTCACTACTTCGAGGGGTCTTTCATGA
- a CDS encoding ABC transporter ATP-binding protein, with translation MTETIPSGISADQKVSGVEIVLESVTKRYPGQKDAAVDNVSLTIPAGEIVVFVGPSGCGKTTTMRMINRLIEPTSGKITIDGKDALSIDPDKLRRGIGYSIQQAGLFPHFTIAKNVATVPGLIGWDKKRITERVDEMLDLVGLDPDTYRDRYPRQLSGGQQQRVGVARALAADPPVLLMDEPFGAVDPITRGLLQDELMRLQSELGKTIVFVTHDFNEAVKLGDRIAVLGNQSSIMQYDTPEAILANPANDMVAGFVGADASLKQLTLTRVRQIKLKQCVTARETDSVEGLRSKLADRKWKWALVLDQRDRPLRWVSPMHLAHATSLRGIGNELGEAVSIQSTLQDALEALLAESNASTVVTGLRGEYVGLITIDSLVSHLSEMRAEHEHDHDEDAE, from the coding sequence ATGACTGAAACCATCCCGTCCGGCATCTCCGCAGATCAGAAGGTTTCCGGCGTTGAGATCGTCCTGGAATCCGTGACCAAACGGTATCCGGGACAGAAGGATGCCGCCGTCGACAACGTGTCCCTGACGATTCCGGCGGGCGAAATCGTCGTCTTCGTCGGACCGTCCGGTTGCGGCAAGACAACAACAATGCGCATGATCAACCGCCTAATCGAGCCCACCTCCGGCAAAATCACCATCGACGGCAAAGACGCGCTGTCCATCGACCCGGACAAGCTACGACGCGGTATCGGCTACTCGATTCAGCAGGCCGGCCTGTTTCCGCACTTCACGATCGCCAAGAACGTGGCCACTGTTCCCGGCCTCATCGGCTGGGACAAGAAGCGAATCACAGAGCGTGTCGACGAAATGCTCGATCTTGTCGGCCTTGATCCGGATACCTACCGTGATCGCTACCCGCGACAGCTTTCCGGCGGTCAGCAGCAGCGCGTCGGGGTTGCGAGAGCACTTGCCGCCGATCCCCCGGTTCTGCTGATGGACGAACCTTTCGGCGCCGTGGATCCGATCACGCGCGGACTTCTGCAAGACGAATTGATGCGTCTGCAATCGGAACTCGGGAAGACCATCGTATTTGTCACTCACGATTTCAACGAGGCCGTCAAACTCGGCGATCGGATTGCCGTCCTGGGCAACCAATCCAGCATCATGCAGTACGACACTCCCGAGGCCATTCTCGCCAACCCCGCCAACGACATGGTCGCCGGATTTGTCGGCGCCGACGCTTCGCTCAAACAGTTGACCTTGACTCGCGTGCGTCAGATCAAGCTCAAGCAGTGCGTCACAGCCCGTGAGACCGACTCGGTCGAAGGTTTGAGAAGTAAACTCGCAGATCGTAAATGGAAGTGGGCACTGGTCTTGGACCAGCGCGACCGCCCCCTCCGCTGGGTATCGCCGATGCACCTCGCTCACGCGACGTCGCTGCGCGGTATCGGCAACGAACTCGGCGAGGCCGTCTCGATTCAATCGACCTTGCAGGACGCACTCGAGGCCTTGCTTGCCGAGAGCAACGCATCCACGGTTGTCACCGGCCTACGCGGCGAATACGTCGGACTCATCACCATCGACTCACTGGTCAGCCATCTTTCGGAGATGCGCGCAGAACATGAACATGATCACGACGAGGATGCGGAGTGA
- a CDS encoding ABC transporter permease: MGAAETAATRRAERARLLVQPIIVLILVVGVLIWAFTRDLTATQKASINATNIATLTWQHIMLTAAVVIIVVALAVPLGTLLTRPRFTRLAPIIVGIANIGAAAPAVGLLVLFYLATRTTGFWIGVFPIAFYSLLPVLRNTILGYQQVDKTLIDAGRGQGMSSFTILRHLEFPMAVPYILAGLRTSLVLAVGTATLCFLVSAGGLGIMIDTGYKLRDNVTLVVGAVLAVSLALLLDWLGALAEQFLGPKGLR, from the coding sequence CTGGGCGCCGCGGAAACTGCCGCAACACGTCGAGCAGAGCGGGCGCGGTTGCTCGTTCAGCCGATCATCGTCCTGATTCTTGTAGTCGGCGTGCTGATCTGGGCATTCACCCGAGATCTGACCGCCACCCAGAAGGCCAGTATCAACGCAACAAACATCGCGACATTGACGTGGCAGCACATCATGCTCACCGCCGCGGTCGTCATCATCGTGGTTGCGCTGGCAGTGCCGCTCGGCACCCTGTTGACGCGGCCCCGGTTCACGCGGCTGGCCCCGATCATTGTGGGAATAGCCAACATCGGCGCGGCCGCACCGGCAGTAGGCTTGCTGGTCCTGTTTTATCTGGCCACCCGAACCACCGGATTCTGGATCGGGGTGTTCCCCATCGCGTTCTATTCGTTGCTTCCGGTGCTACGCAATACAATTCTGGGCTATCAGCAGGTAGACAAGACTCTGATCGACGCGGGACGTGGTCAGGGAATGTCGTCGTTCACCATCCTGCGACATCTCGAGTTCCCCATGGCTGTCCCCTATATCCTTGCCGGCCTTCGCACTTCGTTGGTGTTGGCCGTGGGAACAGCGACGCTGTGCTTCCTCGTCAGCGCCGGTGGCCTGGGAATCATGATCGACACCGGCTACAAACTTCGCGACAACGTCACGCTGGTGGTAGGTGCGGTACTTGCCGTATCGCTGGCCTTGTTGCTGGACTGGTTGGGCGCATTGGCCGAACAGTTCCTCGGCCCCAAGGGATTGCGATGA